In the Larus michahellis chromosome 6, bLarMic1.1, whole genome shotgun sequence genome, one interval contains:
- the ILKAP gene encoding integrin-linked kinase-associated serine/threonine phosphatase 2C isoform X2, whose product MDLFGDLPEPGSSAAGKEAQKGPLLFDDLPPASSADAGKGGSLLFDDLPPASSSDTASSATEQVSSAGNHGKGEKRKSLEEEEKNGREELVEKKVCKGSVGILGLKGYVAERKGEREDMQDAHVILNDITEECQPLPSQITRVSYFAVFDGHGGVRASKFAAQNLHQNLIKKFPKGEVVSVEKTVKRCLLDTFKHTDEEFLKQASSQKPAWKDGSTATCVLAVDNILYIANLGDSRAILCRYNEESQKHAALSLSKEHNPTQYEERMRIQKAGGNVRDGRVLGVLEVSRSIGDGQYKRCGVISVPDIKRCQLTHNDRFILIACDGLFKVFTPEEAVNFIVSCLEDKNIQTREGKLEADARYEAACNRLANKAVQRGSADNVTVMVVRIEH is encoded by the exons ATGGATCTGTTCGGGGACCTCCCGGAGCCCGGCTCCTCGGCGGCGG GGAAGGAAGCCCAGAAGGGGCCTCTGCTCTTTGATGATCTCCCACCAGCCAGCAGTGCTGACGCAG GAAAAGGAGGCTCTTTACTCTTTGATGACCTTCCACCAGCCAGCAGCAGTGACACAG cttCCAGTGCTACTGAGCAGGTCTCATCAGCAGGGAACCAcgggaaaggggagaagagaaagtccttggaggaggaagagaagaatggcagggaagaacttgtggaaAAGAAAGTTTGTAAAG GGTCAGTGGGCATTCTTGGATTGAAGGGTTATGTGGCAGAGAGGAAAGGTGAAAGAGAAGACATGCAGGATGCACATGTCATCTTAAATGATATCACCGAGGAATGCCAGCCTCTGCCCTCTCAAAT CACACGTGTCTCGTACTTTGCCGTTTTTGATGGCCATGGGGGAGTCCGAGCCTCAAAATTTGCAGCACAGAATCTGCACCAAAACCTGATTAAGAAATTTCCTAAAG GTGAGGTAGTCAGCGTGGAGAAAACTGTGAAGAGATGCCTTTTGGACACCTTCAAACACACAGATGAAGAGTTTCTAAAGCAGGCATCCAGCCA GAAGCCAGCATGGAAGGATGGCTCCACAGCTACTTGTGTCCTAGCTGTCGACAATATTCTCTACATAGCCAACCTTGGTGACAGCCGG GCGATTCTGTGTCGTTATAATGAAGAGAGTCAGAAACACGCAGCCTTAAGCCTCAGTAAGGAGCACAATCCCACCCAATATGAGGAGCGTATGCGGATACAGAAAGCTGGGGGAAATGTCAG GGATGGAAGAGTCCTAGGAGTGCTGGAGGTTTCCCGCTCCATTGGGGATGGCCAGTACAAACGCTGTGGAGTTATCTCTGTGCCAGATATCAAACGCTGCCAACTCACGCACAATGACAG GTTCATTCTGATAGCCTGTGATGGCCTCTTTAAAGTCTTTACACCAGAAGAAGCTGTGAACTTCATTgtgtcctgcctggag GATAAGAACATTCAGACGAGAGAAGGAAAGCTAGAAGCAGACGCTCGGTATGAAGCTGCATGTAACAGACTGGCCAACAAGGCAGTACAGCGAGGGTCAGCGGACAACGTTACGGTCATGGTGGTCCGGATAGAGCACTGA
- the LOC141744476 gene encoding LOW QUALITY PROTEIN: erythroferrone-like (The sequence of the model RefSeq protein was modified relative to this genomic sequence to represent the inferred CDS: inserted 1 base in 1 codon), giving the protein MINVFRVRFFFFIIIFEALNMYTEELCRSRREAPRVRGKRVPLLLPTGYAGFYPRGSPPARRGERDAAEPRQRGGPPPPSPAPRRGRGPGRPLGSGGGGGMRLPELCLALLCAATGTGSPGSDRDQPPGAAAGRAEGAGRGVPGAAAPRVGGVDPRHAWMLLAGSPGRARGSRARGRTGTVRDGTGAGTAQAALKVGVPGPASVPPGTLAVLEELLRELQLLLKAMVKEQAKMRRKAWEGREEEEESGEGNPQAGSHHRVEAAFRCQTRENISIEQRAQRELQLYYIPEREGMFHRGSGLNLTSGQYTAPIAGYYAFTATLHLVRREQRRKWQPCRGNRLRALVCVQSRCQHNSNLETVSWLDNGVGLFTISVTGVLYLQHVPPGKLCQQHCKITQTAPSPTFPEGSSHVGSGEAASLSPTSXGLLHRLHLLKEPGQRELVSERKDALFPPAEWVSGSSTLAGTRPLQLLPR; this is encoded by the exons ATGATTAATGTCTTCcgtgttagattttttttttttattattatttttgaagcaTTAAACATGTACACCGAGGAGCTCTGCAGGTCGCGGCGGGAAGCCCCACGGGTTAGGGGGAAGCGTgtcccgctcctgctccccacggGCTACGCGGGCTTCTACCCACGGGGGTCCCCCCCGGCCCGCAGGGGAGAGCGGGACGCGGCCGagccccggcagcggggcgggccTCCgccgccctccccagccccgaggcggggccggggcccgggccGCCCTCTcggtagcggcggcggcggcgggatgcGGCTGCCGGAGCTGTGCCTGGCGCTCCTCTGcgccgccaccggcaccggcTCCCCGGGGTCGGACCGGGACCAGCCGCCGGGAGCAGCCGCGGGGAGGGCGGAGGGGGCGGGACGCGGGGTGCCGGGCGCTGCCGCCCCCCGGGTCGGCGGCGTGGACCCCCGTCATGCGTGGATGCTGCTGGCCGGGAGCCCTGGGCGGGCGAGGGGCAGCCGGGCCCGGGGCAGGACGGGCACGGTCCGGGATGGGACAGGGGCTGGCACGGCACAGGCTGCATTGAAAGTCGGTGTGCCCGGCCCTGCCTCTGTGCCCCCCGGGACCCTCGCCGTGCTGGAAGAGCTGCTGAgagagctgcagctcctgctgaaaG CCATGGTGAAGGAGCAGGCGAAGATGCGCAGAAAGGCCTGGGAAGggcgtgaggaagaggaggaaagcgGGGAAGGTAACCCACAGGCCGGGTCCCATCATCGCGTGGAAGCAGCCTTCCGCTGCCAGACGCGTGAAAACATCTCCATTGAGCAGAGAGCACAGCGGGAGCTGCAGCTTTACTACATT ccgGAGAGGGAGGGGATGTTCCACCGTGGCTCGGGGCTGAACCTGACCAGTGGGCAGTACACAGCCCCCATCGCCGGGTACTACGCCTTCACCGCTACACTGCACCTCG TGCGCAGAGAGCAGCGGAGGAAGTGGCAGCCGTGCAGGGGGAATCGTCTGCGGGCGCTGGTCTGCGTGCAGTCCCGCTGCCAGCACAACAG CAATCTGGAGACCGTGTCCTGGCTGGACAATGGCGTTGGCCTTTTCACTATCTCCGTCACCGGAGTCCTTTACCTGCAG CATGTACCACcgggcaagctgtgccagcagcactgcaagaTAACCCAAACTGCACCCAGCCCCACCTTCCCTGAGGGATCCTCGCACGTAGGCAGCGGGGAGGCTGCCTCCTTGAGCCCGACCT CTGGCCTTCTCCACAGGTTACACCTCCTCAAGGAGCCTG GGCAAAGAGAACTTGTCTCTGAAAGGAAAGATGCGCTTTTTCCCCCAGCTGAATGGGTGAGCGGCAGCAGCACCCTGGCAGGGACGAggcctctgcagctcctgcctcgCTGA
- the ILKAP gene encoding integrin-linked kinase-associated serine/threonine phosphatase 2C isoform X1, whose translation MFFFSESRSGAECHPGGLALAGAFPLSVVLWIMGLWRAVMVLPEGRKPRRGLCSLMISHQPAVLTQEKEALYSLMTFHQPAAVTQLPVLLSRSHQQGTTGKGRRESPWRRKRRMAGSVGILGLKGYVAERKGEREDMQDAHVILNDITEECQPLPSQITRVSYFAVFDGHGGVRASKFAAQNLHQNLIKKFPKGEVVSVEKTVKRCLLDTFKHTDEEFLKQASSQKPAWKDGSTATCVLAVDNILYIANLGDSRAILCRYNEESQKHAALSLSKEHNPTQYEERMRIQKAGGNVRDGRVLGVLEVSRSIGDGQYKRCGVISVPDIKRCQLTHNDRFILIACDGLFKVFTPEEAVNFIVSCLEDKNIQTREGKLEADARYEAACNRLANKAVQRGSADNVTVMVVRIEH comes from the exons atgttctttttctctgagtCTCGTTCAGGTGCAGAGTGTCATCCAGGCGGGTTAGCCCTTGCTGGagcttttcccctctctgtggTGCTGTGGATCATGGGTCTGTGGAGAGCTGTAATGGTGTTACCGGAA GGAAGGAAGCCCAGAAGGGGCCTCTGCTCTTTGATGATCTCCCACCAGCCAGCAGTGCTGACGCAG GAAAAGGAGGCTCTTTACTCTTTGATGACCTTCCACCAGCCAGCAGCAGTGACACAG cttCCAGTGCTACTGAGCAGGTCTCATCAGCAGGGAACCAcgggaaaggggagaagagaaagtccttggaggaggaagagaagaatggc AGGGTCAGTGGGCATTCTTGGATTGAAGGGTTATGTGGCAGAGAGGAAAGGTGAAAGAGAAGACATGCAGGATGCACATGTCATCTTAAATGATATCACCGAGGAATGCCAGCCTCTGCCCTCTCAAAT CACACGTGTCTCGTACTTTGCCGTTTTTGATGGCCATGGGGGAGTCCGAGCCTCAAAATTTGCAGCACAGAATCTGCACCAAAACCTGATTAAGAAATTTCCTAAAG GTGAGGTAGTCAGCGTGGAGAAAACTGTGAAGAGATGCCTTTTGGACACCTTCAAACACACAGATGAAGAGTTTCTAAAGCAGGCATCCAGCCA GAAGCCAGCATGGAAGGATGGCTCCACAGCTACTTGTGTCCTAGCTGTCGACAATATTCTCTACATAGCCAACCTTGGTGACAGCCGG GCGATTCTGTGTCGTTATAATGAAGAGAGTCAGAAACACGCAGCCTTAAGCCTCAGTAAGGAGCACAATCCCACCCAATATGAGGAGCGTATGCGGATACAGAAAGCTGGGGGAAATGTCAG GGATGGAAGAGTCCTAGGAGTGCTGGAGGTTTCCCGCTCCATTGGGGATGGCCAGTACAAACGCTGTGGAGTTATCTCTGTGCCAGATATCAAACGCTGCCAACTCACGCACAATGACAG GTTCATTCTGATAGCCTGTGATGGCCTCTTTAAAGTCTTTACACCAGAAGAAGCTGTGAACTTCATTgtgtcctgcctggag GATAAGAACATTCAGACGAGAGAAGGAAAGCTAGAAGCAGACGCTCGGTATGAAGCTGCATGTAACAGACTGGCCAACAAGGCAGTACAGCGAGGGTCAGCGGACAACGTTACGGTCATGGTGGTCCGGATAGAGCACTGA